Genomic DNA from Dehalogenimonas lykanthroporepellens BL-DC-9:
AGTCTGGAGCAGGCTGAAGAGACGAAAAAACAGGCTGAAGCCGCCGAGGTGGAGTTCAAGCGACAGATTGCCGAAGCCTCCAAGCAGGGGCAGGCAGTCATCGAACGGGCATCCCGGACTGCCGACGAAATCCGGCAGAAGGCGCAGGAAGAGGCCAGGACCGAAGCCGAGGCGCTGATAACCCGGGCTAAAGCCGATATCCGCCGCGAGCGGGACGAGGTTATCGATGAACTGCGCAAGGAGTTCGCCGATCTGACTGTTCTGGCCGCCGGCAAGGTTATCGGTAAGTCGCTGGACAAGGAAGCCCATCGCGACCTTATCAACCAGGTGCTGGAAGAAAGCACTCAGTTAAGAAAGAATTAGGGGATACCTTTGGCAAAAAGAGCATATGCTTTAGCTTTGCGTTACGGTCAGGCGGTTTTCGAAATCGCCGAGGCTGAGGACGCTTTTGACAGCTGGCCGAAAGACCTGCAATTGATGGCGCAGGTGGTTGCCGACCGGGACATCCTCTTTTTTCTGGAAAGCCCCAAGGTTTCTCTTGACGGCAAACGGCAGGTGTTGGCCGGGCAGTTGAAAGCTGTCAAACCGGAGGTCGTCAATCTGGTGCTGTCACTGGCGTCCCGCAACCAACTGGGCATACTGCCGGATATCATCAGTGACTTTCAGCGGCGCCTGGATGACAAGATGGGGGTGGCTCACGCCGCTGTTGCTTCAGCGGTACCGCTGAGCCAGAAGGAACTGGATAATATCCGGGAAAAACTGGGCGAGATGTTCGGCCGGAAAGTGGAAGTAACCGCCAGGGTCGACGAGTCGCTGTTGGGCGGTATCGTTGCCCGAGTCGGGGACAAGGTAATCGACGGCAGTCTGTCGCGCCGTCTGCGTATTCTCAAACAGGAAATCAATCAGGCCAGGCTGTAAACTTGTTTTGCTCCTGGAAGGAGGCTTGTTAAAGTGTCACAACGAGGACTCGATATTGTATCAGTCATTAAGGAACAGATAGAGAACTTCGGTTCCGATATCGCCGTAGCCGATGTCGGCACGGTTATCGAGGTCGGCGACGGTATCGCCCGCATTCACGGTCTGGCCTCCGCGGAGTACAATGAACTCCTGGAGTTTCCCGGCGGTGTGATGGGCATCGCCCTGAACCTGGAAGAAGATTCGGTGGCGGCGATCCTGCTGGGTGAGGATACCTTCATTAAAGAAGGTGACGAGGTGCGGCGCACTAACCGCATCGTCGAGGTGCCGGTCGGCGAGGAAATGATCGGCCGGGTGGTTAACCCGCTGGGTCAGCCTATCGATGGCAAGGGCCCGCTGAAAACCACCAAACGCCGGGCCGTGGAACGGGTGGCGCCCAACGTGGTGACCCGGCAGAGCGTGGATACGCCGGTGCAGACCGGCATCAAGTCCATCGACGCCATGATTCCCGTCGGCCGCGGCCAGCGCGAACTTATCATCGGCGACCGTTCGACCGGTAAGACGGCGGTGGCCATCGATACCATTATCAATCAAAAGGGCGGCGACCTCATCTGCATCTATGTCGCCATCGGTCAGAAGACCTCCAAGATAGCCCAGACGGTGGGCATCCTGGAAAAATACGGTGCCATGGAACATACCATTGTGGTAGCCGCTTCGGCTTCGGACCCCGTCGCTTTCCAGTACATTGCGCCCTATGCCGGCTGTGCCATGGGCGAGGAGTTCATGGACAACGGCAAGGAAGCCCTTATCGTTTATGATGACCTGACAAAACACGCCTGGGCTTACCGGCAGTTGTCGCTGTTGCTCAGACGGCCGCCCGGACGCGAAGCCTACCCGGGTGACGTCTTCTACCTGCACAGCCGGTTGCTGGAACGCGCCGCCAAGCTGAACAAGGACAATGGGGGCGGCTCACTGACGGCTCTGCCGGTTATCGAAACCCAGGCGCAGGACGTGTCAGCTTATGTACCTACCAACGTTATTTCAATTACCGACGGCCAGATTTACCTGGAGCCCGACCTGTTCAATGCCGGCGTCCGTCCGGCCCTGAACGTCGGTATCTCGGTGTCCCGTGTAGGGTCGGCGGCTCAGACCAAGGCCATCAAGAAGGTGGCGGGTAAACTGAAGCTGGAAATGAGTCAGTACCAGGCGCTGGCGGCTTTCGCTCAGTTCGGTACCTCCGAACTGGATAAAGCCACCAAGGCCCAGCTTGAACGCGGTCAGCGTATTACCGAGGTGCTCAAGCAACCCCAGTACAAGCCGGTGGCCATGGAAAACCAGGTCATTATCTTCTACGCGTTGCTCAACGGCTTTTTGGACGATGTGGAGGTGGCCAACGTTTCCAAGTTCGAGACTGAACTGTATCAGTTCATCGAGGCCAACTACGCCGATATCCCCAAGACCATCGCCAAGGACAAGGAACTCAGCGGTGATACGGAGAAGGCGCTGGCTGAGGCGTTGAAAGAGTTCAAGAAGAGTTTTGTGGTCTAAGGAAGGGAAGGAAGCTCAATGGCGAATTTGAGAGCTATCCGGCTGCGCATCCGTGGCGTTAAGAATATCGCCAAAATTACGCGCGCCATGGAAATGATTGCCGCCTCCAAGATGCGGCGGGCGCAGGATCGCGGTCTGGCCGGTCGGCCCTACCGGGAAAAGATAACCCAGGTCATCGCCTCTCTCTCTGCCGTTTCCGGCGGTGAGGCGGTTCATCCGCTGTTGGCCAAAAGGCCGGTCAAGAAGGTGATGGTCGTTCATATTACCCCCGACCGGGGTCTCTCCGGCGGGCTGGTGGGCAACATTAACCGGGCCACCCTGGCCTTCATTCAGGAACGCAAGGGTACGCCGACCAACTTCGTGGTGGTTGGTAAGAAAGGCCTGGACTTCATGCGGCGAGCGCAACGGGAGATTGCCGCCGAATTCACCAACATGAGTGACAAGCCGACTATGCAGGATACCCTGCCGATTTCCCGGGTGGTCATCGATGACTTCACCGCCGGCAAGGTGGACGAGGTGTGGGTGGCTTACTCTCAGTTCGTGTCCACCATGGTGCAGAAGCCGTCGCTGGAAAAGCTGTTACCGGTTGAACCCGAAGAAGCTGACGGGCAGTCAAATATCGAGTATCTGTACGAGCCCGATGCGGCCACCGTGCTGGGCTCGCTGTTGCCCAGCTATGTGGAAATGAAGATATTCCAGTTGTTACTGGAATCCATCGCCAGTGAGCAGTCGGCGCGGATGGTGGCCATGAGAAACGCCACTCAGAACGCCAACGAGCTGACTGAGGAACTTACCCTTGAATACAACAAGGCCCGGC
This window encodes:
- a CDS encoding ATP synthase F0, B subunit (KEGG: dev:DhcVS_499 ATP synthase F0, B subunit~TIGRFAM: ATP synthase F0, B subunit~PFAM: H+transporting two-sector ATPase B/B' subunit) produces the protein MDKLGIDLASFIAQLVNFGILLGLLYLVAYKPILRMMDGRAARIKESLEQAEETKKQAEAAEVEFKRQIAEASKQGQAVIERASRTADEIRQKAQEEARTEAEALITRAKADIRRERDEVIDELRKEFADLTVLAAGKVIGKSLDKEAHRDLINQVLEESTQLRKN
- a CDS encoding ATP synthase F1, delta subunit (KEGG: dev:DhcVS_500 ATP synthase F1, delta subunit~TIGRFAM: ATP synthase F1, delta subunit~PFAM: H+transporting two-sector ATPase delta (OSCP) subunit); its protein translation is MAKRAYALALRYGQAVFEIAEAEDAFDSWPKDLQLMAQVVADRDILFFLESPKVSLDGKRQVLAGQLKAVKPEVVNLVLSLASRNQLGILPDIISDFQRRLDDKMGVAHAAVASAVPLSQKELDNIREKLGEMFGRKVEVTARVDESLLGGIVARVGDKVIDGSLSRRLRILKQEINQARL
- a CDS encoding ATP synthase F1, alpha subunit (KEGG: det:DET0562 F0F1 ATP synthase subunit alpha~TIGRFAM: ATP synthase F1, alpha subunit~PFAM: H+transporting two-sector ATPase alpha/beta subunit central region; H+transporting two-sector ATPase alpha/beta subunit domain protein), with the protein product MSQRGLDIVSVIKEQIENFGSDIAVADVGTVIEVGDGIARIHGLASAEYNELLEFPGGVMGIALNLEEDSVAAILLGEDTFIKEGDEVRRTNRIVEVPVGEEMIGRVVNPLGQPIDGKGPLKTTKRRAVERVAPNVVTRQSVDTPVQTGIKSIDAMIPVGRGQRELIIGDRSTGKTAVAIDTIINQKGGDLICIYVAIGQKTSKIAQTVGILEKYGAMEHTIVVAASASDPVAFQYIAPYAGCAMGEEFMDNGKEALIVYDDLTKHAWAYRQLSLLLRRPPGREAYPGDVFYLHSRLLERAAKLNKDNGGGSLTALPVIETQAQDVSAYVPTNVISITDGQIYLEPDLFNAGVRPALNVGISVSRVGSAAQTKAIKKVAGKLKLEMSQYQALAAFAQFGTSELDKATKAQLERGQRITEVLKQPQYKPVAMENQVIIFYALLNGFLDDVEVANVSKFETELYQFIEANYADIPKTIAKDKELSGDTEKALAEALKEFKKSFVV
- a CDS encoding ATP synthase F1, gamma subunit (KEGG: deh:cbdb_A537 ATP synthase F1, gamma subunit~TIGRFAM: ATP synthase F1, gamma subunit~PFAM: H+transporting two-sector ATPase gamma subunit), translating into MANLRAIRLRIRGVKNIAKITRAMEMIAASKMRRAQDRGLAGRPYREKITQVIASLSAVSGGEAVHPLLAKRPVKKVMVVHITPDRGLSGGLVGNINRATLAFIQERKGTPTNFVVVGKKGLDFMRRAQREIAAEFTNMSDKPTMQDTLPISRVVIDDFTAGKVDEVWVAYSQFVSTMVQKPSLEKLLPVEPEEADGQSNIEYLYEPDAATVLGSLLPSYVEMKIFQLLLESIASEQSARMVAMRNATQNANELTEELTLEYNKARQESITGDLLDIVGGVAALA